GATGTGCTGCATGTCGACGGTCCCGGCGACGCCGGGCATCTGATAGAGCTCCCGCGTGAAAGCCCAAAGATTTGGATAGTCGGCGAGGCGGCGCTTGTTGCACTTGAAGTGGCCGACGTAGACCGGGTCGAAACGCAGGAGCGTGGTGAACATCCGCCAGTCGGCCTCTGTCAGCCGTCCACCAGCCAGGTAGCGCTGACCGGAGAGCCGCGCCTCGAGCCAGTCGAGGCAGTCGAACAAGGCCTCGAAGGCCTCCTCGTAGGCTTCCTGGGTGGTCGCGAAGCCGGCCTTGTACACGCCGTTGTTGACCTTGTGGTAGACCGCCTCGTTGACGGCCTCGATCTCGGCGCGCAGCGCCTCGGGGTAGAAGTCCCGCGCGGGGTCGCCCCAGGCGTCGAAGGCGCAGTTCAGCATGCGGATGATCTCCGCCGACTCGTTGCTGACGATGGTCCCGGTCTTTTTGTCCCAGAGCACCGGGACGGTCACGCGACCGGTGTAGGCGGGATCCGCCTTGGTGTAGATCTCGTGCAGGTAGGCCGCGCCGAAGAGGCCGTCGCCGGTGGCGTTCGGCCCCTTGCGGAACTCCCAGCCGTTCTCCGCCATGTGCCAGTGCACGACGGAGACCGAGATAACCTCCTCCAGGCCCTTGAGAGCCCGGAAGATCAGAGTGCGGTGGGCCCAGGGACAGGCGAGCGAAACGTAGAGGTGATAGCGGCCCGGCTCGGCGGGAAAGGGCCCGCCCTCGGCGGTGACCCAATCCCTGAACCGGCTATCCTGACGCTGGAACCGTCCGCCGCTGGCCTTGGTGTCGTACCACTGGTCGTGCCACTGGCCGTCGATCAGGAGTCCCATGGCGCCCTTCTCCGTCTTCTACCGATCAGAATTCGCGGCCGATCTTCCGGTCGACCGACAGCTCGCCGCCGCCTTTGAGCGCGATAGCCAGGGCGATCAAACCCCAGAGCAGTGGATACTCGTAGCCGCCGGCGGTCCAGAAGAAACCGTTCGGCACATGTACGGTGATGGCCACCGCCATGAGGATCGCAATACCGATCGCAGCCGGACGGGTCAGGAGACCAAGCGCCAAGAAGAGGCCGCCGAAGAACTCGGTGGCGCCGACCAGCACCGCGAAGAACATGCCAGGCTCGAGCCCGAGATTCTGGGCGAAGAAGCCGGCCGTGCCTTCGAGGCCGTAGCCGCCGAACCA
This window of the Kiloniellales bacterium genome carries:
- a CDS encoding glutathione S-transferase family protein; its protein translation is MGLLIDGQWHDQWYDTKASGGRFQRQDSRFRDWVTAEGGPFPAEPGRYHLYVSLACPWAHRTLIFRALKGLEEVISVSVVHWHMAENGWEFRKGPNATGDGLFGAAYLHEIYTKADPAYTGRVTVPVLWDKKTGTIVSNESAEIIRMLNCAFDAWGDPARDFYPEALRAEIEAVNEAVYHKVNNGVYKAGFATTQEAYEEAFEALFDCLDWLEARLSGQRYLAGGRLTEADWRMFTTLLRFDPVYVGHFKCNKRRLADYPNLWAFTRELYQMPGVAGTVDMQHIKRHYYGSHPTINPSGIVPSGPELDFTAVHDRGRLPASS
- a CDS encoding DoxX family protein yields the protein MTSSSTTAPRPIIPALAPLYKSLSGLSYPLIRVATGLILVPHGAQKLFGWFGGYGLEGTAGFFAQNLGLEPGMFFAVLVGATEFFGGLFLALGLLTRPAAIGIAILMAVAITVHVPNGFFWTAGGYEYPLLWGLIALAIALKGGGELSVDRKIGREF